A region of Panthera uncia isolate 11264 chromosome D4, Puncia_PCG_1.0, whole genome shotgun sequence DNA encodes the following proteins:
- the VCP gene encoding transitional endoplasmic reticulum ATPase isoform X2 has product MDELQLFRGDTVLLKGKKRREAVCIVLSDDTCSDEKIRMNRVVRNNLRVHLGDVISIQPCPDVKYGKRIHVLPIDDTVEGITGNLFEVYLKPYFLEAYRPIRKGDIFLVRGGMRAVEFKVVETDPSPYCIVAPDTVIHCEGEPIKREDEEESLNEVGYDDIGGCRKQLAQIKEMVELPLRHPALFKAIGVKPPRGILLYGPPGTGKTLIARAVANETGAFFFLINGPEIMSKLAGESESNLRKAFEEAEKNAPAIIFIDELDAIAPKREKTHGEVERRIVSQLLTLMDGLKQRAHVIVMAATNRPNSIDPALRRFGRFDREVDIGIPDATGRLEILQIHTKNMKLADDVDLEQVANETHGHVGADLAALCSEAALQAIRKKMDLIDLEDETIDAEVMNSLAVTMDDFRWALSQSNPSALRETVVEVPQVTWEDIGGLEDVKRELQELVQYPVEHPDKFLKFGMTPSKGVLFYGPPGCGKTLLAKAIANECQANFISIKGPELLTMWFGESEANVREIFDKARQAAPCVLFFDELDSIAKARGGNIGDGGGAADRVINQILTEMDGMSTKKNVFIIGATNRPDIIDPAILRPGRLDQLIYIPLPDEKSRVAILKANLRKSPVAKDVDLEFLAKMTNGFSGADLTEICQRACKLAIRESIESEIRRERERQTNPSAMEVEEDDPVPEIRRDHFEEAMRFARRSVSDNDIRKYEMFAQTLQQSRGFGSFRFPSGNQGGAGPSQGSGGGTGGSVYTEDNDDDLYG; this is encoded by the exons ATGGATGAGCTGCAGTTGTTCCGAGGTGACACAGTGTtgctgaaaggaaagaagaggcgGGAAGCTGTGTGCATTGTGCTTTCTGATGACACATGTTCCGATGAGAAGATTCGAATGAATAGAGTTGTTCGGAATAACCTTCGTGTACATCTAGGGGATGTCATCAG CATCCAGCCGTGCCCTGATGTGAAGTACGGCAAACGTATCCATGTGCTACCCATTGATGACACAGTGGAAGGCATCACTGGCAATCTCTTCGAGGTCTACCTTAAGCCATACTTCCTGGAAGCTTATCGACCCATCCGgaaag GAGATATTTTCCTTGTCCGGGGTGGAATGCGTGCTGTAGAGTTCAAAGTAGTGGAGACAGATCCCAGCCCTTACTGCATTGTTGCTCCAGACACAGTGATCCACTGTGAAGGGGAGCCTATCAAACGAGAG GATGAGGAAGAGTCCTTGAATGAAGTAGGCTATGATGACATTGGTGGCTGCAGGAAACAGCTAGCTCAGATAAAGGAGATGGTGGAGCTACCCCTGAGACATCCTGCCCTTTTTAAGGCAATTGGTGTTAAG CCTCCTCGGGGAATCCTGCTCTATGGACCTCCTGGGACTGGGAAGACCCTAATTGCCAGAGCTGTGGCAAATGAGACTGGAGCCTTCTTCTTCTTGATCAATG GTCCCGAGATCATGAGCAAGTTGGCTGGTGAGTCTGAGAGCAACCTTCGTAAAGCCTTTGAGGAGGCTGAGAAGAATGCTCCCGCCATCATCTTCATTGATGAGCTAGATGCCATTGCTcccaaaagagagaaa ACCCATGGGGAGGTGGAACGGCGTATTGTATCACAGTTGTTGACTCTCATGGATGGCCTAAAGCAGAGAGCACATGTGATCGTCATGGCAGCAACCAACAGACCCAATAGCATTGACCCAGCCCTTCGACGATTTG GTCGCTTTGACAGGGAGGTAGATATTGGAATTCCTGATGCTACAGGACGCTTGGAAATTCTTCAGATCCATACCAAGAACATGAAATTGGCAGATGATGTGGACCTGGAACAG GTAGCCAATGAGACCCACGGGCATGTGGGCGCTGACTTAGCAGCCTTGTGCTCTGAGGCTGCTCTTCAGGCTATCCGCAAGAAAATGGATCTCATTGACCTAGAGGATGAGACCATTGATGCTGAAGTCATGAACTCTCTGGCAGTTACTATGGATGACTTCCGG tgGGCCCTGAGCCAGAGCAACCCATCAGCACTGCGGGAAACTGTAGTGGAGGTACCACAGGTAACCTGGGAGGATATTGGGGGCCTGGAGGATGTCAAACGTGAACTTCAGGAGCTGGTCCAG tATCCTGTGGAGCACCCAGACAAATTCCTCAAATTTGGCATGACACCCTCCAAGGGAGTACTCTTCTATGGACCTCCTGGCTGTGGGAAAACCTTGCTGGCCAAAGCCATTGCTAATGAGTGCCAGGCCAACTTTATCTCCATCAAGGGTCCTGAGCTGCTCACCATGTGGTTTGGGGAGTCTGAAGCCAATGTCAGGGAAATCTTTGACAAG GCCCGCCAAGCTGCCCCCTGCGTACTATTCTTTGATGAGCTGGATTCAATTGCCAAGGCCCGTGGTGGTAACATTGGAGATGGTGGTGGAGCTGCAGACCGAGTCATCAACCAGATCCTGACAGAAATGGATGGCATGTCtacaaaaaagaatgtgtttattATTGGGGCTACCAATAGACCTGACATCATTGATCCTGCTATTCTGCGACCTGGCCGTCTTGATCAGCTCATCTATATTCCACTTCCTGATGAGAAGTCCCGTGTTGCCATCCTCAAGGCCAACCTGCGCAAGTCCCCAGTTGCCAAG GATGTAGATTTGGAGTTTCTGGCCAAGATGACTAATGGCTTCTCTGGAGCTGACCTGACAGAGATTTGCCAACGTGCTTGCAAGCTGGCCATCCGTGAATCCATCGAGAGTGAGATTAGGCGAGAACGGGAGAGGCAGACCAACCCATCTGCCATG GAGGTAGAAGAAGATGATCCAGTGCCTGAGATTCGCCGAGATCACTTTGAGGAAGCCATGCGCTTTGCTCGCCGTTCTGTTAGTGACAATGACATCCGAAAGTATGAGATGTTTGCTCAGACCCTTCAGCAGAGTCGGGGCTTTGGCAGCTTCAG ATTCCCTTCAGGAAACCAGGGTGGAGCTGGCCCCAGTCAGGGCAGTGGAGGCGGCACAGGTGGCAGCGTGTACACAGAAGACAATGATGATGACCTGTATGGCTAA
- the VCP gene encoding transitional endoplasmic reticulum ATPase isoform X1: MASGADSKGDDLSTAILKQKNRPNRLIVDEAINEDNSVVSLSQPKMDELQLFRGDTVLLKGKKRREAVCIVLSDDTCSDEKIRMNRVVRNNLRVHLGDVISIQPCPDVKYGKRIHVLPIDDTVEGITGNLFEVYLKPYFLEAYRPIRKGDIFLVRGGMRAVEFKVVETDPSPYCIVAPDTVIHCEGEPIKREDEEESLNEVGYDDIGGCRKQLAQIKEMVELPLRHPALFKAIGVKPPRGILLYGPPGTGKTLIARAVANETGAFFFLINGPEIMSKLAGESESNLRKAFEEAEKNAPAIIFIDELDAIAPKREKTHGEVERRIVSQLLTLMDGLKQRAHVIVMAATNRPNSIDPALRRFGRFDREVDIGIPDATGRLEILQIHTKNMKLADDVDLEQVANETHGHVGADLAALCSEAALQAIRKKMDLIDLEDETIDAEVMNSLAVTMDDFRWALSQSNPSALRETVVEVPQVTWEDIGGLEDVKRELQELVQYPVEHPDKFLKFGMTPSKGVLFYGPPGCGKTLLAKAIANECQANFISIKGPELLTMWFGESEANVREIFDKARQAAPCVLFFDELDSIAKARGGNIGDGGGAADRVINQILTEMDGMSTKKNVFIIGATNRPDIIDPAILRPGRLDQLIYIPLPDEKSRVAILKANLRKSPVAKDVDLEFLAKMTNGFSGADLTEICQRACKLAIRESIESEIRRERERQTNPSAMEVEEDDPVPEIRRDHFEEAMRFARRSVSDNDIRKYEMFAQTLQQSRGFGSFRFPSGNQGGAGPSQGSGGGTGGSVYTEDNDDDLYG; encoded by the exons ttcAAAAGGCGATGACTTATCAACAGCCATTCTTAAACAGAAGAACCGTCCCAATCGGTTAATTGTCGATGAAGCCATCAATGAGGACAACAGTGTGGTGTCCTTGTCCCAG CCCAAGATGGATGAGCTGCAGTTGTTCCGAGGTGACACAGTGTtgctgaaaggaaagaagaggcgGGAAGCTGTGTGCATTGTGCTTTCTGATGACACATGTTCCGATGAGAAGATTCGAATGAATAGAGTTGTTCGGAATAACCTTCGTGTACATCTAGGGGATGTCATCAG CATCCAGCCGTGCCCTGATGTGAAGTACGGCAAACGTATCCATGTGCTACCCATTGATGACACAGTGGAAGGCATCACTGGCAATCTCTTCGAGGTCTACCTTAAGCCATACTTCCTGGAAGCTTATCGACCCATCCGgaaag GAGATATTTTCCTTGTCCGGGGTGGAATGCGTGCTGTAGAGTTCAAAGTAGTGGAGACAGATCCCAGCCCTTACTGCATTGTTGCTCCAGACACAGTGATCCACTGTGAAGGGGAGCCTATCAAACGAGAG GATGAGGAAGAGTCCTTGAATGAAGTAGGCTATGATGACATTGGTGGCTGCAGGAAACAGCTAGCTCAGATAAAGGAGATGGTGGAGCTACCCCTGAGACATCCTGCCCTTTTTAAGGCAATTGGTGTTAAG CCTCCTCGGGGAATCCTGCTCTATGGACCTCCTGGGACTGGGAAGACCCTAATTGCCAGAGCTGTGGCAAATGAGACTGGAGCCTTCTTCTTCTTGATCAATG GTCCCGAGATCATGAGCAAGTTGGCTGGTGAGTCTGAGAGCAACCTTCGTAAAGCCTTTGAGGAGGCTGAGAAGAATGCTCCCGCCATCATCTTCATTGATGAGCTAGATGCCATTGCTcccaaaagagagaaa ACCCATGGGGAGGTGGAACGGCGTATTGTATCACAGTTGTTGACTCTCATGGATGGCCTAAAGCAGAGAGCACATGTGATCGTCATGGCAGCAACCAACAGACCCAATAGCATTGACCCAGCCCTTCGACGATTTG GTCGCTTTGACAGGGAGGTAGATATTGGAATTCCTGATGCTACAGGACGCTTGGAAATTCTTCAGATCCATACCAAGAACATGAAATTGGCAGATGATGTGGACCTGGAACAG GTAGCCAATGAGACCCACGGGCATGTGGGCGCTGACTTAGCAGCCTTGTGCTCTGAGGCTGCTCTTCAGGCTATCCGCAAGAAAATGGATCTCATTGACCTAGAGGATGAGACCATTGATGCTGAAGTCATGAACTCTCTGGCAGTTACTATGGATGACTTCCGG tgGGCCCTGAGCCAGAGCAACCCATCAGCACTGCGGGAAACTGTAGTGGAGGTACCACAGGTAACCTGGGAGGATATTGGGGGCCTGGAGGATGTCAAACGTGAACTTCAGGAGCTGGTCCAG tATCCTGTGGAGCACCCAGACAAATTCCTCAAATTTGGCATGACACCCTCCAAGGGAGTACTCTTCTATGGACCTCCTGGCTGTGGGAAAACCTTGCTGGCCAAAGCCATTGCTAATGAGTGCCAGGCCAACTTTATCTCCATCAAGGGTCCTGAGCTGCTCACCATGTGGTTTGGGGAGTCTGAAGCCAATGTCAGGGAAATCTTTGACAAG GCCCGCCAAGCTGCCCCCTGCGTACTATTCTTTGATGAGCTGGATTCAATTGCCAAGGCCCGTGGTGGTAACATTGGAGATGGTGGTGGAGCTGCAGACCGAGTCATCAACCAGATCCTGACAGAAATGGATGGCATGTCtacaaaaaagaatgtgtttattATTGGGGCTACCAATAGACCTGACATCATTGATCCTGCTATTCTGCGACCTGGCCGTCTTGATCAGCTCATCTATATTCCACTTCCTGATGAGAAGTCCCGTGTTGCCATCCTCAAGGCCAACCTGCGCAAGTCCCCAGTTGCCAAG GATGTAGATTTGGAGTTTCTGGCCAAGATGACTAATGGCTTCTCTGGAGCTGACCTGACAGAGATTTGCCAACGTGCTTGCAAGCTGGCCATCCGTGAATCCATCGAGAGTGAGATTAGGCGAGAACGGGAGAGGCAGACCAACCCATCTGCCATG GAGGTAGAAGAAGATGATCCAGTGCCTGAGATTCGCCGAGATCACTTTGAGGAAGCCATGCGCTTTGCTCGCCGTTCTGTTAGTGACAATGACATCCGAAAGTATGAGATGTTTGCTCAGACCCTTCAGCAGAGTCGGGGCTTTGGCAGCTTCAG ATTCCCTTCAGGAAACCAGGGTGGAGCTGGCCCCAGTCAGGGCAGTGGAGGCGGCACAGGTGGCAGCGTGTACACAGAAGACAATGATGATGACCTGTATGGCTAA